Proteins encoded by one window of Lathyrus oleraceus cultivar Zhongwan6 chromosome 1, CAAS_Psat_ZW6_1.0, whole genome shotgun sequence:
- the LOC127088128 gene encoding uncharacterized protein LOC127088128: MFWTPCAAHGIDLMFEDIGKIPKVDKVIKNGVKVVGYIYNHTFALNLMRKITDNVELVKNGVTRFTTFFLTLQRLQELKSKLREMFTCDEWVSSKCDKDAKGKMATSIILMASFWSDVVYTLKVMAPLVDVLRMVDNERKPAMCYIYAAMGVAKESIEKTFNSNSSKYKVVFDIIDKRWECQLHHPLHSTGYYLNLEYYYEKPEIENDLKLVRGLRKCIETLSESDEVEDKISVQLAQYKDATCLFGIRAAIRQRLTLAPGQQLFIFYLQLNGGSLMELKLLILQLLVVKVLSLGCSASGCERNWSIFEHLEHQRLQDLVFIKYNQALVERFEIRDKIDPMEFSEINYHTQWLVEEMGEDGEPLQEDLVHEDDDLTWAQVTETSGTNEPVIYTRRSRLLEGASTYRA; this comes from the exons ATGTTTTGGACTCCATGTGCAGCCCACGGTATAGACCTTATGTTTGAAGACATAGGAAAAATTCCAAAGGTTGATAAGGTTATAAAAAATGGAGTTAAGGTTGTGGGTTACATTTATAACCACACATTTGCTTTGAATCTAATGAGAAAGATTACCGACAATGTTGAATTGGTTAAAAATGGAGTGACAAGATTTACTACATTTTTCCTTACTCTACAAAGGTTGCAAGAACTAAAAAGTAAGCTTAGAGAGATGTTCACTTGTGATGAATGGGTGAGTTCCAAGTGTGACAAGGATGCTAAAGGAAAAATGGCAACTAGTATTATACTTATGGCATCATTTTGGAGTGATGTTGTGTACACTCTTAAGGTCATGGCACCTCTTGTAGATGTGCTAAGAATGGTTGATAACGAAAGAAAACCCGCAATGTGTTACATATATGCCGCAATGGGGGTAGCCAAAGAATCAATTGAAAAAACTTTTAATTCAAATTCAAGCAAGTATAAAGTCGTATTTGACATCATTGATAAAAGATGGGAGTGTCAACTTCATCATCCATTACATTCTACAGGTTACTATCTCAATCTTGAATATTATTATGAGAAACCAGAAATTGAGAATGATCTTAAATTGGTGAGAGGCCTCCGTAAATGCATTGAGACACTTAGTGAAAGTGATGAAGTGGAAGACAAAATTTCAGTCCAATTGGCACAGTACAAGGATGCTACATGTCTCTTTGGTATAAGAGCGGCAATTAGACAAAGGTTGACATTAGCTCCAG GTCaacaattatttattttttacttGCAGCTGAATGGTGGAAGTCTTATGGAGCTGAAACTCCTGATTTTGCAATTGTTGGTTGTTAAAGTGTTGAGTTTGGGTTGCAGTGCTTCCGGATGTGAGCGTAACTGGAGCATCTTTGAGCAT TTGGAGCATCAAAGGTTGCAAGACTTGGTTTTCATAAAGTATAACCAAGCATTGGTTGAAAGATTTGAAATTCGGGACAAGATTGATCCTATGGAATTTAGTGAAATTAATTATCACACTCAATGGTTGGTGGAAGAGATGGGAGAAGATGGTGAACCTTTACAAGAAGATTTGGTTCATGAAGATGATGATTTAACTTGGGCTCAAGTTACCGAAACAAGTGGGACTAATGAGCCTGTAATCTACACTAGGAGGTCAAGACTACTTGAAGGTGCAAGTACATATAGGGCATAA